AACGTTCCCAGCGCTTTCAACGCACCGGTCGTCCGCAAATAAAACGGGGTGTCGGCACGCCCGAGGTCCTCAATAAATACAATGCTGTCGAAATTGCCGGCATCGAGCCCATGTCCACGCAGAAAATCCTGCCCCGTGCGGCCCTGCAGCGGCGCAAACATCAGAACGCCCCGGCGATCATTTTTGAGCATAAAACGCATCACTGCATTACAAAGCCCGCATTCCCCGTCGTAGAGTAAAACGGGTTGTGACGGGGCGGCTTCCATAAAGCCCGACAGTGATCGTTTCACTAACGACGCGCCAATGTCATTTTTTAGGGCCTCTGCCGCTGATCATCCTAGCTCGCGGCGGACGATCCGTCCGGGCAGATCGGATTTTGCATTTGTCGCGCGCGTTCCAAGGGGCAACGTGCAAGACGATCTTCGTCCATGCGCATTGGCCCTCACCTCCTTTCCTCCAACTTATTCCTGTCTCCGCTGGCCGGATACACGAATCTCCCCATGCGGCTTACCGTGCGGGAACTGGGCGGGCTTGGCTGGGCAACCACCGACTTGGTCAACGCCCGTTCGCTCATCGAGCGTAATCACGTCGCCCTGAAACTGGTCGAATCCAGCGCTGAAGATCGCCCGCTCGCCATCCAGCTCTTTGGCTCCGTGCCCGAAGAAATGCGCGATGCCGCCGTCATCTGCGAGCAACTCGGAGCCCAGTCGGTGGACATCAACATGGGTTGTCCCGTGAAAAAGGTCGTCAAGATCGGCGGCGGTTCCGCCATGATGACCGAACTCGATAAAACCGCCGCACTGGTCAAAGGCATGATCGACGCCGTCAAAATCCCCGTGACCGCCAAGATGCGCCTTGGCTGGGACGACGACAACCTCACCGCCCCCGATCTTGCGCGCGTGCTTGAGGACACCGGTGTCGCCGCGATTTTTGTCCACGGCCGCACGCGTGCCCAAGGATTCGCCGGTCAGGTCAATCTCGCCGGCATCCGGTCCGTCGTGCAGGCCGTGAAGACGATTCCCGTGATCGGGAATGGCGATGTCACCACACCCGAAGCCGCCAAACACATGATCGAGCAGACGGGCTGCGCCGGCGTCTCCATCGGACGCGGCGCGTTCTACGATCCTTGGATTTTCCGCCGCACCGACCACTACCTGCGCACCGGTGAACTGTTGCCCGAGCCCTCGCTCGACGAACGACTGCGCGTCCTTCGCCGCCACTTCGAGCGTTACTGCGAATTCTACGGTGAGGAGCGCGGCTCCGTGCATTTCCGCAAAGTCGCGCCGTGGTATGCCAAGCGTTTTGGTCCGGCCAAGCCCTTCAAGGCGCGCATCATCACCATCAAATCGCGCGCCGACTTCGAGGCCGCGATCGCGGAGTTCCTCGAGTGGCGCAAGCCGTTCTGCGATGAGAACGGTGTATTGAAACCTCAATACGCCCCGGGCGCGATGATCGCGTCGTTCATGCGTGATCCCGACGATCCTGTATTCTCCCGCGAATCAATCCCCGTGCCCAAAGGGCCGGTGGATACCTGGTAAGCGCTCAATACGATTTCTCGGCAAAAACGCCGGACGCTGTGCGGAAAATCAACTTCTTCCGCCCCACATCCAGTCCGTCAAAAATGATGCCTTGAGTGGCATCGACCATTTCACCCGGGCGAACCAGACGATTATTGATGATCGCGCGCGGCGAGGCACCGTCGACGACACCGGTGATACGCGCCTCTTCCACCCAGGCACGGAGGGCCGCGGTCTGCGCTGCATTGGTCGGCCCCCTGGGCTTATTAGACGACAAAACCGGAGCCGGCATCTGCGAAGGTTGAATGGGCAGCGGGGCGATTTGCGGACCGGCGCCCTGAGTGTCCGTCCCGACGACCTTAATAGCTGCCGGCTGCGCTGAAGTGGCCGCGGGATTCGTCGAGGCAGACGCTCCCGCCGGCGACGCATCGCGATACATGAAAAAGTAAATGGCGGCCCCAAAAATGACCGGCACGGCAATCAGCACGCTGATCACCACCACCATTTTTTTAGGTGAACCTTTGGCCGGAGGTTTGGATCTCGCACCGGCCGGAGGTAAAACCACGGGAGGCGGCGGCATCACCGAAACCGCACGCGGGATCGGCGGCGGTGCCGAGACCGGTTTCACGACGACAGGCGGCAAAGCTCCGACCAGCAGTGATCCCGGAATCTCGGCCGGCAGCTGAATCGATGCCGCAGATACAATCACCGGTGGCGGCGGAGGAATAGGCGGCACCGGCGGCAATGCGGGCAGCGGCGCACCCGACGGCGCTTCGATCGCACCCGGAGCCAGTGACTTAAGCTTCAACCTCGGCACGCCCGCCGAATCTTCGACAGGGGGCATGGTGAACAATGAAGGCGTCGTGGCAGGAACGCTCGGAACCGATGGTGCAGGCTCAATCACCGCGTCGACCTTTTGTGCTTCGGGCTCGGATGTAAGCTTGGGCTTAAGCCGAAAACGCACGGGCGCATCCGTCGATTCAGCAGGAGCCGCTATCACCGGCGTTTCGACGGGAGCTGGCGTGGCATCCACGGCAACCGGTGCGGCTGGCGGGACAGGCAGAGTCGGCTCGTCATCACGCTTGCGGGGCCGCAGGCGTAGTTGAGGAGGTGGTGACTCGTCGCTCATGATGGCAGGAAAATAGGTTTTTTAGAGATGAGCGGAATCAAATTATTAGCAGAACCGCCCCATTCGCATTGATTTTCGCGAGAAGAGAGAGCCATTGGCGTGCCGACCAAGGGCTCTCTGCGATGATTCCTCTCAGGGACGATGCCTGTCCGCGTTAGCGACGGCCGCGAAACCCGCCTCCGCCCGAACGGTTGCCACCACCGGGACCACCGGATTGACCACCTCCGCCCCCTCCACCGCGCTGACCAGATGAACCCTGCTGCGGACGACGGCCGCCACCACCGCCTCCGCCGCCACCACCAGCGGGTCTACGCTGCTGTTGCTGGCCTTTTTTCGGATACGAGGGGTTCATGACAAACGGCTGATAAGGGAAACCCTCAAGACGGAGCTCGGGGATCTTCGCACCGATGAAGCGCTGGATGTCACGGATGTCGTCGGCGTTCTCCGGCGAGACGAGCGTGAACGCATCGCCCACGGCCATCGCACGACCCGTGCGACCGATACGGTGGACGTAATCCTCCGGGTTTTCCGGCACATCATAGTTGATGACGTGGGTTACGCCGGCGACATCGATGCCGCGTGCAGCGATATCCGTGGCGACCATGATTTCGTATTTGCCGCTTTTAAAACCGGCGAGCGCCTCGATGCGCTGATTCTGGGAACGATTCGCGTGAAGCACCGCAACGGTGTGCTTGGCAGCCTTGAGACGGGCGGCGATTTTATCGGCTCCGTGTTTGGTGCGGCTGAACACCAGCACACTTTGGAAATCGGTTTTTTCGAGCAGCGCGACCAACAGGTCGAACTTCTGGGCCCAGGCGACGGGATAGAGAGCGTGATTGACCGACTGGTTGACGGAGCGATTGACGCCGCATTCGACGCGATCGGGGTTCTTCAACGCGAATGATGCGACGGCAGCAATCTCCGGAGGAACGGTCGCCGAGAAGAACAGCGTCTGGCGGCCTTTCGGGCAGCGGGCGATAATGTCTTTGACCACAGGAAGGAAACCCATGTCGAGCATGCGGTCCACTTCGTCGAGAACGAGAATCTCGATGGTGTTGAGCGAGAGTTCGCCGCCCTTGATGTAGTCCATCAGGCGACCCGGAGTGGCGGAGATCACATCGACGCCGCGCTTGAGTTCGTTGCGCTGGGCACCGTAACCAACGCCGCCGAACAGGGCGACCGTGCGGATATCGGTATGGCGTGCGAAATCGCGGAACGCCGTCTCGACCTGCGCAGCGAGCTCACGCGTGGGCTCAAGGACGAGCACACGGGGCGCGCGGCCGTGGGTGCCGAGCCGGGAAAGAATGGGAAGGGCGAACGCGGCGGTCTTGCCAGTGCCGGTTTGAGCGGAGGCGATCAGGTCGCGTCCGGAGAGCACCACGGGAATGGCGCGCAATTGAATGGGAGTCGGATCGGTGTAACCGGCCGAGACAACGCCTCGGAGGATATCCGGAGCGAGATTGAGATCTTTAAAGGACATGGATGCAAAAACGGGTCGGACTGAATACCCGCGCACAAAGGCGCCGGCAGAGGGACGCGCGACCCGCGCGCCCACGGACAGGCGAAATGCCCATCCTAAAAATGTGACCACCGAAGCGGTCGGAATTTGAAAAACAAAAAGGGCGAGTCGCAGTTAGGCGACTCGCCCTCGAAAAGTTCGTGATCAGCCATTTAGGCCGAAACAGAATTAGTAACGACGATCGCCGCCGCCGGAGCGGCCGCCACCACCGAAGCCGCCACGGCGTTCGCCGCCGCCGCCGCCACCGAAGCCACGGCCACCGCCGCCGCCGCCACCACCGAAGGAACGGCCAGCGCCTTCCTCTTTCGGACGGGCTTCGTTAACAGTGAGAGCGCGGCCGCCGAGATCGACGCCGTTGAGCTTCTCAGCAGCAACCTTGGCCTCTTCAGGAGAAGAGAAAGTGACGAACGCGAAACCGCGGGGGCGGCCGGTCATTTTGTCCATGGCGACATAGACGTCGGTGACGTTACCGAACTGGCCGAAAGCCGAGCGGAGCTCGTCTTCGGAGGTTTTGAAGGACATATTGCCAACGTAGAGTTTGGAACTCATAGGATGATTCGTCGATTCCCGTCCGCTGCCAGTCCGTTCCCGACTATCGGGTTTCAAATCATCCCGGGTCCAATACCCACTGACGACTCACCAGTTCCTGTCATCTAACGCTTCTCTGACGATAAGCCTCATGAGATGAGCTGTAATTTCATAAACGCAATAAAAATCGCGACATACCATATCCATGTTCACTGAATAAAGAGCAGCAACACGTTTGAAATCAGGCATTCCCTGATTCTTGTAGAGCCTGTTCGCCACGCCGCGATTTAATCACCGCGAGCACATATTTTGGCCTTATTTGCGCCATTCCGCCTCTATTCTTTTATTTTAATCCCATCTAGCTTTGTGAAAACCATTCACACTTCCCCTCAACCTGCCCCAGAAGCTCGCAGCCAACGCTCGGAACGCTGGATTGTCATCGGCTGGGCCTTGATCGCCGTAAAATGCACCGCCCTGTGGTGGCTGATCGAAACCTATCACGTGCCGATTCATCCCATGTGGCTGGTCGGCCCCACCGTATTATTCGGTTTACTGGCGACCGCGCTGTATATCTGGAGAGATTAATTCGCCCAACATGCCCCACGTTCCCGGACTTCGCAGCGAATACTCACTCACCGGCCGTCTGGTCCATTTCGGCCGGATGCTCGATAAAATCCGCCTTCAATCAGAAGGCCGGCTGCCGGCGGATTATCAGTCCAACCTCGGCATCGGGTTTGACGGGCGCACCTGCAGTTTCCTTGGGATTGATTACGCCACGCTGAAAACACGCACGCTCGCGGAGGGCTGCGATGAAGACGTCTTGCATTGGGCTCACGCCGAAGGTGGCTCACGTTCGGACGAACAGTGCACCATCTGGAACCGTTTCATGATGAAGCTGGGTTGGCGCGACGATCGCACGCCCGTCCTGCTCGAACGCATCGCTTCGAGCGGTCTCATCGGCAAACAGATCGAGACCATGTTTGATTTTAACGATTTCGACGAAGGTCGTGATCCCGTGACTGCTCGCTCGTGGGAACTCAATGAACCTCGCGTGCTCCTCCTGATGGGCGTCAGCGGTAGCGGCAAGTCCACGGTCGGCCGGCTGCTCGCCGATTCGCTCGGCTGGGCATTCATCGATGCGGACGACCTTCACCCGCCCGCCAACATCGCCAAACTCTCCGCCACCATCCCGCTCACCGACGCCGACCGCGCACCTTGGCTGGCAAATGTCCGACGCCACATTGATGCTTCGATCGCCGCGCGCAAAAACACCGTGCTCGCCTGCTCTGCGTTAAAAGCAACCTACCGTGAGTTGCTGGTCGACGACCCCGGCTGCGTGAAACTCATTTATCTCAAGGGCTCACCCGAACTCCTCGCTGCGCGTCTGTCCGCCCGTGCCGGACACTTTGCACCGCCGGCTCTGCTCACCAGCCAGCTCGAGACCCTTCAAGCGCCCCGGCATGCATTGACGCTCGATGTCTACGCGAGCCCTGAAGCTCTCGTCTCGTCGGTCCGGCGTCACTACGGGATCTGAGCTGTGTCCGCCGGCATGGTAAAAAACATTGTGCGCTCCATCGGCGTGCCGCTTGCTGTGCGCTCATGGCACGCGGCATGAAATCCAACAAGAAGAGCTACACCGTTTATTTTGCGAGCGAGCTTTTCAGCCTCAAGCACCTCATCGGCAACGCCTATCTGGCCGAGGCCATTTACGAGAAATCCCACGGGAAATATCTCTGCGTTCTCCCGCAAAACATCGAGCAACGCCGCACCACCGCCCACAGTATCCGCGACGTGGATATCCGCACGCTGCTGGCCTGCGATCTCGCGCTCTTCAACTACGATGGCACCGAACTCGATTCGGGCACGGTGATCGAATTCATGTTCGCCAAGTTCGCCGACATCCCGGCGGCGATTCTTCGCAGCGATTTCCGCCACGGCGGCGACCAGGTCGGCGACCCGTGGAACCTCATGTCGAGTTTCTATCCGCGCACGACCAGCGTCGTGGTCAACAGCATCGGCCTCTACAAGACCGCCACCCAGACCCGCCGCCGCGCCACGACTAATCGAGCCAAGGCCGACGAAGTCGTGCGCCTCGCCGGACAACACAGTTCGGCCGATGCCCAAAAGATGTGTGAACACATCGCCGAGGCCTGTGTGCGCGCCCTCGATAAAGTCACCGCCATCGAGCCCGTCATGCCCAAGCATCTGCGCGAGGAAGTCTATCAATGGCTCGCCCTCATGCCGAATCTCAAAGGCAACAAAAAGGATCTGCGCCGCGAACTGGAGATCATCCTGAAGAACAAAGTGGAGCGTGACTTGCTCTGAGCGGTCTACCGCCATGCTGCACATTCTCAATCATCCGCTCGGCGCCCACATCATCACGCAGCTGCGTGATCGCACCACGCCACCGGCCACGTTTCGCACGCTCTGTTACCGCATCGGACTCTTGCTCGCGCTCGATGCCACGCGCGATCTCGCTTTGAAGGATGAGGTCGTCGAAACCCCGCTCGAAAAACACACCGGGCAAGCCCTCGCCAAGCCGCTTGCCGTCATACCCATCCTCCGCGCGGGTCTCGGCATGGTCGAACCCTTCACGGATTTGTTTCCCGATGTGAGCGTCGGCTATGTCGGTCTGGAGCGAGACCATGAAACCGCGCTGCCGCGCAGTTACTACCAGAAGCTCCCTCCCCTCGCCGATAAACGCGTGCTCGTCGTCGACCCCATGCTCGCGACGGGCGGTTCCGCCGTGCTTGCGCTGGATGCGTTGATCGCCGCCGGCGCCACCGATATCAGCCTCGTGTGCATCGTCTGCTCGCCCGAAGGCGTAAAGGTCGTCGAAGCCGCTCATCCGACCGTGCCGATTTTCACCGCCGCCCTCGACCGCGAGCTCAACGCGAAGAAATACATTCTCCCCGGCCTCGGCGATTTCGGCGACCGCCTCTACGGCACCTGATCACGCGCCAATCGCGACCGCATCGTCGAACCGCACCACCGCCCTCGCCTGCGCACGCGACTCGGCCAGCGACACCGTGAAACGCACTTCCCAATCGTTAAGCTCATCCTTGTCCACGAGCATCTGGGCAACCGGCCACGACAACACGCCATCCGCATCGCGCTCCTCCGCGAAATGCGTGTGCTTCGCCGCACGTCCTTCCGGGTCCAAGCGGAAACGTCCGCGCGCATCGAAGTAAGCGCCAAACGCCTTCTCAATCCGTTTCGCCTCGGGTGACATCAACGTATTCTCACCCTCGGCCAACGCCTCTCCCGTCGTGAGCCGGGATGCCGCGCTTTCCCAATCCCGCGCCGCGACTTCCTGCAAAAACCCAAAGATCGCCGTGCGCACCAAGCGTCGGAACGCCACCGCATCCCGCGTGATGTCGTAGCTCGAAGGACGCGCCGGCTTATCGCCCGCCAGCTCCGCCGCCACGTAATCCGGATCACGCAACCGCTCCCACTCTTCCAGCAGACTCGAATCGATCCCGCGGATCAGCTCGCGGAAATACGTTTCCATTTCCACGACTTCCTCGGTCTTCGCGTCATCCGGCACCGTCTGCGCGAGCACCTTCCACACCTGCGACAGATGCCGCAACAACAGCCCCTCGCCGCGTTGCAACCCGTAGTCGCGCACGTAATCGGCAAACGACATGTAGCGCTC
This portion of the Rariglobus hedericola genome encodes:
- a CDS encoding thiol-disulfide oxidoreductase DCC family protein, translated to MEAAPSQPVLLYDGECGLCNAVMRFMLKNDRRGVLMFAPLQGRTGQDFLRGHGLDAGNFDSIVFIEDLGRADTPFYLRTTGALKALGTLGGFYGKLAGVLSVVPASLRDVVYKIIARTRYRIFGRYHPTPLPDPAWRKRILD
- the dusB gene encoding tRNA dihydrouridine synthase DusB, with amino-acid sequence MRIGPHLLSSNLFLSPLAGYTNLPMRLTVRELGGLGWATTDLVNARSLIERNHVALKLVESSAEDRPLAIQLFGSVPEEMRDAAVICEQLGAQSVDINMGCPVKKVVKIGGGSAMMTELDKTAALVKGMIDAVKIPVTAKMRLGWDDDNLTAPDLARVLEDTGVAAIFVHGRTRAQGFAGQVNLAGIRSVVQAVKTIPVIGNGDVTTPEAAKHMIEQTGCAGVSIGRGAFYDPWIFRRTDHYLRTGELLPEPSLDERLRVLRRHFERYCEFYGEERGSVHFRKVAPWYAKRFGPAKPFKARIITIKSRADFEAAIAEFLEWRKPFCDENGVLKPQYAPGAMIASFMRDPDDPVFSRESIPVPKGPVDTW
- a CDS encoding DEAD/DEAH box helicase; amino-acid sequence: MSFKDLNLAPDILRGVVSAGYTDPTPIQLRAIPVVLSGRDLIASAQTGTGKTAAFALPILSRLGTHGRAPRVLVLEPTRELAAQVETAFRDFARHTDIRTVALFGGVGYGAQRNELKRGVDVISATPGRLMDYIKGGELSLNTIEILVLDEVDRMLDMGFLPVVKDIIARCPKGRQTLFFSATVPPEIAAVASFALKNPDRVECGVNRSVNQSVNHALYPVAWAQKFDLLVALLEKTDFQSVLVFSRTKHGADKIAARLKAAKHTVAVLHANRSQNQRIEALAGFKSGKYEIMVATDIAARGIDVAGVTHVINYDVPENPEDYVHRIGRTGRAMAVGDAFTLVSPENADDIRDIQRFIGAKIPELRLEGFPYQPFVMNPSYPKKGQQQQRRPAGGGGGGGGGGRRPQQGSSGQRGGGGGGGQSGGPGGGNRSGGGGFRGRR
- a CDS encoding RNA recognition motif domain-containing protein, whose amino-acid sequence is MSSKLYVGNMSFKTSEDELRSAFGQFGNVTDVYVAMDKMTGRPRGFAFVTFSSPEEAKVAAEKLNGVDLGGRALTVNEARPKEEGAGRSFGGGGGGGGRGFGGGGGGERRGGFGGGGRSGGGDRRY
- a CDS encoding gluconokinase, GntK/IdnK-type; this encodes MPHVPGLRSEYSLTGRLVHFGRMLDKIRLQSEGRLPADYQSNLGIGFDGRTCSFLGIDYATLKTRTLAEGCDEDVLHWAHAEGGSRSDEQCTIWNRFMMKLGWRDDRTPVLLERIASSGLIGKQIETMFDFNDFDEGRDPVTARSWELNEPRVLLLMGVSGSGKSTVGRLLADSLGWAFIDADDLHPPANIAKLSATIPLTDADRAPWLANVRRHIDASIAARKNTVLACSALKATYRELLVDDPGCVKLIYLKGSPELLAARLSARAGHFAPPALLTSQLETLQAPRHALTLDVYASPEALVSSVRRHYGI
- a CDS encoding nucleoside 2-deoxyribosyltransferase, whose product is MKSNKKSYTVYFASELFSLKHLIGNAYLAEAIYEKSHGKYLCVLPQNIEQRRTTAHSIRDVDIRTLLACDLALFNYDGTELDSGTVIEFMFAKFADIPAAILRSDFRHGGDQVGDPWNLMSSFYPRTTSVVVNSIGLYKTATQTRRRATTNRAKADEVVRLAGQHSSADAQKMCEHIAEACVRALDKVTAIEPVMPKHLREEVYQWLALMPNLKGNKKDLRRELEIILKNKVERDLL
- the upp gene encoding uracil phosphoribosyltransferase, coding for MLHILNHPLGAHIITQLRDRTTPPATFRTLCYRIGLLLALDATRDLALKDEVVETPLEKHTGQALAKPLAVIPILRAGLGMVEPFTDLFPDVSVGYVGLERDHETALPRSYYQKLPPLADKRVLVVDPMLATGGSAVLALDALIAAGATDISLVCIVCSPEGVKVVEAAHPTVPIFTAALDRELNAKKYILPGLGDFGDRLYGT